One genomic region from Kineobactrum salinum encodes:
- the mltF gene encoding membrane-bound lytic murein transglycosylase MltF, which produces MRILSIIPAPVIACLLCACAQPDSLQHILDQRELVVVSRSSPTTYYLDKNGAAGFEYDLVQLFAEELGVELKVEPAFSLKGIFRRLQRGEAHIAAAGLSLTPERSAYFAHSQPYASMTPRVIYKTGHRRPDSLDDAGDLQLVVLADSSHEQALLRLRETGRPELRWQVVAEADSMELLEMVDSGAADLAIIDSNEFRMQQSLYPRLDVAFDLGEEEQMVWYLPPGPEHEALRARADTFLAALQADGRLRLLREQHFGHTSVLSRIGSHTFARNIRSTLPAYRDLIRQVADEYQLDWHLLAATAYQESHWDPRATSPTGVRGLMMLTTPTAEEMGVTDRLDPLQSLRGGARYLKNIRRRLPADIYEPDRTWMALAAYNIGRAHLEDARVLTERHGGDPHLWKDVMQYLPLLQKREHYRTLRYGYARGQEAVSYVQNIRHYYSILQWQDIPATQPQRPLDTRQYLPQSLHNTELMAL; this is translated from the coding sequence ATGAGAATCCTCAGCATCATTCCGGCGCCGGTGATCGCCTGTCTGCTGTGCGCCTGTGCGCAACCGGACAGCCTGCAGCACATTCTCGACCAACGGGAGCTGGTGGTGGTCAGTCGCAGCAGTCCCACAACCTATTATCTGGACAAGAACGGCGCCGCCGGCTTCGAGTATGACCTGGTCCAGCTGTTCGCCGAGGAACTGGGGGTCGAACTGAAGGTGGAACCCGCCTTCAGCCTGAAGGGCATCTTCAGGCGACTGCAACGCGGTGAGGCCCATATTGCTGCGGCTGGCCTGAGCCTGACTCCAGAGCGCAGCGCCTATTTCGCTCATTCCCAGCCCTACGCCAGCATGACGCCCAGGGTGATCTACAAGACCGGCCACCGTCGTCCCGACAGCCTGGACGACGCCGGTGACCTGCAGCTGGTAGTGCTGGCCGACAGCAGTCATGAACAGGCACTGTTGCGCTTGCGCGAGACAGGCCGGCCAGAGCTGCGCTGGCAGGTGGTGGCGGAAGCCGATTCAATGGAGTTGCTGGAAATGGTGGACAGTGGAGCGGCGGACCTCGCCATCATCGACTCCAACGAATTCCGGATGCAACAGAGCCTGTATCCAAGGCTGGATGTGGCTTTTGACCTGGGCGAAGAAGAACAAATGGTCTGGTATCTGCCGCCGGGACCGGAACACGAAGCGCTGCGGGCACGAGCCGATACTTTTCTGGCAGCCCTGCAGGCCGATGGCCGCCTGAGGCTACTGCGGGAACAGCACTTCGGCCACACTTCGGTGCTGTCGCGTATCGGTTCGCACACTTTCGCGCGCAATATCCGCAGCACCCTGCCCGCCTACCGCGACCTGATCCGCCAGGTGGCCGACGAGTACCAGCTGGACTGGCATCTGTTGGCCGCCACCGCCTACCAGGAGTCCCACTGGGATCCACGGGCCACTTCACCCACCGGAGTGCGCGGCCTGATGATGCTGACCACACCCACCGCCGAGGAGATGGGTGTCACCGACCGGCTGGATCCCTTGCAAAGCCTGCGCGGCGGCGCCCGCTACCTGAAAAATATCCGCCGCCGCCTGCCGGCCGACATCTACGAACCGGATCGGACCTGGATGGCACTGGCCGCCTACAATATCGGCCGCGCCCATCTGGAGGATGCGCGGGTGTTGACCGAGCGCCACGGTGGCGACCCGCATCTGTGGAAAGATGTCATGCAGTACCTGCCCCTTTTGCAGAAGCGCGAACACTACCGCACCCTCCGCTACGGTTACGCCAGAGGCCAGGAGGCGGTGAGCTATGTCCAGAATATCCGTCACTACTACAGCATCCTGCAGTGGCAGGATATTCCTGCCACACAACCACAGCGGCCACTGGATACCCGGCAATATCTGCCGCAATCACTGCACAATACCGAGTTGATGGCACTGTAG
- the purL gene encoding phosphoribosylformylglycinamidine synthase gives MLILRGAPALSRFRQDKLVHKLSLIHPDIRLLHSGFVHFAQLAEGGLAPAREQLLRQLLQQGTAVPQEPAPEGELLLVVPRPGTISPWSSKATDIAHNCGLREVLRLERGIAWYLAMPAGLAEASRSQVRAALHDRMTEAVLGSLEQASALFHQQDPAPMAQVDVLGGGREALVQADRSLGLALADDEIDYLLQSFTGLGRNPSDVELMMFAQANSEHCRHKIFNASWVIDGVPQDKSLFGMIRNTHERGGDNVLSAYSDNAAVVAGHRAGRFYPDPETAEYGYSCEDIHLLMKVETHNHPTAIAPFPGAGTGAGGEIRDEGAVGRGSKPKVGLTGFSVSNLRIPGYSQPWESDYGKPARIVSALDIMLEGPIGGAAFNNEFGRPNLCGYFRSYEADVAGVEGPERRGYHKPIMIAGGYGNVRAEHVQKGEFAAGAHLIVLGGPAMLIGLGGGAASSMASGASDEDLDFASVQRQNPEMERRCQEVIDRCWQLGEHNPIAFIHDVGAGGLSNALPELVKDGGRGGRFALRSVPNDEPGMTPLEIWCNESQERYVLAVEPEQLDRFEAICRRERCPYAVVGEATAAEQLQLADSHFGNQPVDLPMSVLFGKPPKMRREVIRRTLARTPLALDDVALEEALERVLQLPAVASKQFLITIGDRTVTGMVARDQMVGPWQVPVADCAVTTVSYDSVAGEAMAMGERSPLALVSGPASGRMAVAEAITNICAAPVAALSDIKLSANWMCAAGHGVEDETLYDTVQAVGMEFCPELGITIPVGKDSMSMRTRWQQDGEQRAVTAPVSLVVSAFAPVTDVRLAVTPQLQPQSDAVLVLLDLGRGAGRLGASSLAQVYSQLGDQVPDVSAADLQAFFTLVQEWLQAGRLLAYHDRSDGGLLVTVLEMAFAGRCGLTLDLSSLAGGTLQGLFAEEAGAVLQVAHADLPALQARAADLGIGECLQMLGRAVTGDTVTVRNGSTLLLQDSRSRLQQLWARTSYEIQALRDNPDCAAEEFGRIGSTDPGLSARLSFDASEDIAAPFIATGIRPRVAVLREQGVNGQVEMAAALHRAGFTPVDVHMSDLLSGGRSLQDFQGLVACGGFSYGDVLGAGEGWAKGILFNPALREQFSAYFERDGSFTLGVCNGCQMVAALRELIPGAGHWPRFVRNRSEQFEARLSLVRVEATASVLLADMAGSHLPIAVAHGEGRAEFATAAVQADCEASGTVALSFLENDLSVASRYPANPNGSPAGIAGLTSMDGRATIMMPHPERVYRTVQHSWAPPEWGEDGPWLRLFRNARRWLG, from the coding sequence ATGCTGATCCTGCGTGGTGCCCCCGCCCTGTCCCGCTTTCGCCAGGACAAGCTGGTACACAAACTGTCCCTGATCCACCCCGATATCCGGCTCCTGCACAGCGGCTTTGTACACTTTGCCCAGCTCGCGGAGGGAGGCCTGGCGCCGGCCCGGGAACAATTGCTGCGGCAATTGTTGCAGCAGGGTACCGCAGTACCACAGGAGCCGGCTCCCGAAGGCGAGTTGTTGCTGGTAGTGCCGCGTCCGGGCACCATTTCCCCCTGGTCCAGCAAGGCCACCGACATTGCCCACAATTGCGGGTTGCGGGAAGTGCTGCGGCTGGAGCGGGGCATTGCCTGGTACCTGGCGATGCCCGCCGGCCTGGCGGAAGCGAGCAGGAGCCAGGTCAGGGCGGCGCTGCACGATCGCATGACAGAAGCTGTACTGGGCTCGCTGGAACAGGCCAGTGCATTGTTTCACCAGCAGGACCCCGCTCCGATGGCGCAGGTCGACGTGCTCGGCGGTGGCCGGGAGGCGCTGGTGCAGGCCGATCGTTCGCTGGGCCTGGCGCTGGCAGACGACGAGATCGACTACCTGCTGCAGAGCTTTACCGGTTTGGGGCGCAACCCCAGCGACGTCGAGTTGATGATGTTCGCGCAGGCCAACTCCGAGCACTGCCGCCACAAGATTTTCAATGCCAGCTGGGTCATCGACGGCGTGCCCCAGGACAAGTCCCTGTTCGGCATGATCCGCAATACCCACGAGCGCGGGGGCGACAATGTGCTGTCGGCCTATTCGGACAACGCCGCCGTGGTCGCAGGTCACAGGGCCGGCCGCTTCTACCCGGACCCGGAGACCGCCGAGTACGGCTATTCCTGTGAAGACATCCACCTGTTGATGAAGGTCGAGACCCACAATCACCCCACCGCGATTGCGCCCTTCCCGGGGGCCGGTACCGGTGCGGGCGGTGAAATCCGCGACGAGGGTGCAGTGGGGCGCGGCTCCAAGCCCAAGGTTGGCCTCACCGGCTTCTCGGTGTCCAACCTGCGGATACCCGGCTACTCCCAGCCCTGGGAATCCGATTACGGCAAGCCGGCACGCATCGTCTCGGCGCTCGATATCATGCTGGAGGGACCCATCGGCGGGGCCGCGTTCAACAATGAGTTCGGCCGCCCCAACCTGTGCGGCTACTTCCGCAGTTACGAGGCGGACGTCGCCGGTGTCGAGGGCCCAGAGCGGCGTGGCTACCACAAGCCGATCATGATCGCCGGCGGCTACGGCAACGTGCGCGCCGAACACGTACAGAAGGGGGAATTCGCCGCCGGTGCCCACCTGATCGTGCTCGGTGGCCCGGCCATGCTGATCGGCCTGGGCGGCGGGGCGGCCTCTTCAATGGCCAGCGGTGCCAGTGATGAGGATCTGGACTTTGCCTCGGTACAGCGCCAGAACCCGGAAATGGAGCGCCGCTGCCAGGAAGTGATCGACCGCTGTTGGCAACTGGGAGAGCACAACCCCATCGCCTTTATCCACGATGTGGGCGCGGGCGGCCTGTCCAATGCCCTGCCCGAGCTGGTCAAGGACGGCGGCCGCGGTGGCCGGTTTGCGCTGCGCTCGGTCCCCAACGACGAGCCGGGCATGACACCGCTGGAAATCTGGTGCAACGAGTCCCAGGAACGCTATGTGCTGGCGGTGGAACCGGAGCAGCTCGATCGCTTCGAGGCCATCTGCCGGCGCGAGCGCTGTCCCTACGCGGTAGTGGGAGAGGCCACCGCGGCCGAGCAGCTGCAATTGGCAGACAGCCATTTTGGCAACCAGCCGGTGGACCTGCCGATGTCAGTGCTGTTCGGCAAGCCACCGAAGATGCGCCGCGAGGTGATCCGGCGCACCCTGGCCCGGACGCCGCTGGCGCTGGACGATGTCGCGCTGGAGGAGGCGCTGGAGCGGGTGCTGCAACTGCCGGCTGTGGCCAGCAAGCAGTTCCTGATTACCATCGGCGATCGCACCGTGACCGGCATGGTGGCGCGGGACCAGATGGTGGGTCCGTGGCAGGTGCCGGTGGCGGATTGCGCTGTGACGACGGTGTCCTATGACAGCGTGGCCGGAGAGGCGATGGCGATGGGCGAGCGCAGTCCGTTGGCGCTGGTGAGCGGGCCGGCCTCGGGACGCATGGCCGTGGCCGAGGCCATTACCAATATCTGCGCGGCACCTGTGGCCGCCCTCAGCGACATAAAATTGTCGGCCAACTGGATGTGCGCAGCGGGTCACGGGGTCGAAGACGAGACCCTGTACGATACCGTGCAGGCCGTGGGCATGGAATTCTGTCCGGAGCTGGGCATTACCATACCGGTGGGCAAGGATTCCATGTCGATGCGCACGCGCTGGCAGCAGGACGGCGAGCAGCGGGCCGTCACCGCGCCGGTGTCGCTGGTGGTATCCGCCTTTGCGCCGGTCACCGATGTGCGGCTGGCGGTCACTCCCCAGTTGCAGCCGCAAAGCGATGCGGTCCTGGTACTGCTGGACCTGGGGCGCGGGGCCGGCCGCCTGGGGGCTTCCTCCCTGGCCCAGGTCTACTCCCAGCTGGGCGATCAGGTGCCCGATGTCTCCGCCGCCGATCTGCAGGCTTTCTTCACCCTGGTGCAGGAATGGCTGCAGGCCGGCAGGCTGCTGGCCTATCATGACCGTTCCGATGGCGGCCTGCTGGTGACGGTGCTGGAGATGGCCTTTGCCGGCCGCTGCGGGTTGACCCTGGACCTGTCCAGTCTTGCCGGGGGTACACTGCAAGGTCTGTTTGCCGAGGAGGCCGGTGCGGTATTGCAGGTGGCGCATGCCGACCTGCCGGCGTTGCAGGCCCGGGCGGCCGATCTGGGTATTGGCGAATGCCTGCAGATGCTGGGGCGGGCGGTGACCGGCGATACCGTGACAGTACGGAATGGCAGCACACTGTTGTTGCAGGACAGCCGCAGTCGCCTGCAACAGCTGTGGGCGCGTACCAGCTACGAAATCCAGGCCCTGCGTGACAACCCCGACTGCGCCGCCGAGGAGTTCGGGCGTATTGGCAGCACCGACCCGGGCCTCTCGGCCAGGCTCAGCTTCGATGCCTCCGAGGATATCGCCGCACCCTTCATCGCCACTGGCATCCGGCCCCGGGTGGCGGTGCTGCGCGAGCAGGGTGTCAATGGTCAGGTCGAAATGGCAGCGGCGCTGCATCGCGCCGGCTTCACGCCGGTGGATGTCCACATGAGTGACTTGCTCAGCGGGGGTCGCTCGCTGCAGGACTTCCAGGGACTGGTGGCTTGCGGCGGCTTCTCCTATGGTGACGTGCTGGGCGCCGGCGAGGGCTGGGCCAAGGGCATACTGTTCAATCCGGCCCTGCGCGAGCAGTTCAGCGCTTATTTTGAACGCGACGGCAGCTTCACCCTGGGAGTCTGCAACGGCTGTCAGATGGTGGCGGCGCTGCGTGAACTGATCCCCGGCGCCGGCCATTGGCCGCGCTTCGTCCGCAACCGTTCGGAGCAGTTTGAGGCGCGTCTGTCGCTGGTGCGGGTAGAGGCCACGGCTTCGGTCCTGCTGGCCGATATGGCCGGTTCCCACCTGCCCATTGCCGTGGCCCACGGGGAGGGGCGTGCCGAATTTGCCACCGCCGCCGTGCAGGCGGACTGCGAGGCTAGTGGTACCGTGGCCCTGAGCTTTCTGGAGAATGATTTGTCGGTAGCCAGCCGTTACCCGGCCAACCCCAATGGCTCGCCGGCCGGCATCGCGGGCCTGACCAGTATGGATGGCCGGGCCACCATCATGATGCCCCATCCCGAGCGCGTCTATCGCACGGTGCAGCACTCCTGGGCGCCGCCGGAATGGGGCGAGGACGGACCCTGGCTGCGCCTGTTCCGCAATGCGCGCCGCTGGCTGGGTTGA
- a CDS encoding tetratricopeptide repeat protein yields MGVIEASFNRALSLHQQGQLAQAEAIYREILKLQPRHSHALHLLGVVAFQAGNYKAAIGLIARAIAVNPGNPAFFSNHGNALQKLGELEAAVTNYDKAIALKPDYAEAHYNRGNALHGLGRHEAALASYDRAVALDSRDAESYRSRGVTLQALKRRDAAAEDFNKAIALDPGNAEAHCNLANLLQETGQLDAALTHYGQALSCKPEFVAAWSNRGNVLQELAQLDAAIASYDRAIELAPGHAEAHAGRGETLQRQGRLEAAAASYQQACALKPEYPFLPGILLHTKMRLCDWSSLEQDLAGLRRRLALGEPVTPSFPLLALDTTAVEHRLAAELWAQAKYSPDNALGPLPAHQPGERIRLGYFSADFHDHATAFLIAGLFECHDRGRFEVIAFSFGPERDDAMRRRLTSAFDQFIDVRAQTDAEIAQLARSMGIDIAIDLKGFTQDQRSGIFARRAAPVQVSYLGYPGTMGCDFIDYLIADSTVLPEQDQQYYAEQIAYLPGSYQVNDASRAVPGEPGSRSGLGLPESGFVFCCFNNNYKITPQQLDSWARILDQVPGSVLWLLEDNPVASRNLRREAQSRGLAPERLVFAPRAELPEHLARQRAADLFLDTLPYNAHTTASDALWTGLPVLTCSGASFAGRVAASLLGAVGMPELIADSPAHYEQLAVELATDNARLRTLQARLVANRATAPLFDTRLFAHNIEAAYAHMLERQQSGLQPATFHV; encoded by the coding sequence GTGGGAGTGATTGAGGCCAGTTTCAACAGGGCGCTGAGCTTGCATCAGCAAGGACAGCTGGCGCAGGCGGAGGCGATCTACCGTGAAATCCTCAAGTTGCAGCCGCGGCATTCCCACGCGCTGCACCTGCTGGGTGTGGTCGCGTTCCAGGCGGGCAATTACAAGGCGGCCATCGGGCTGATCGCGCGCGCCATTGCCGTCAATCCCGGCAACCCTGCGTTTTTTTCCAACCACGGCAACGCATTGCAAAAGCTCGGCGAACTGGAAGCGGCGGTGACCAACTACGACAAGGCCATCGCACTGAAGCCGGATTACGCCGAGGCCCACTACAACCGCGGCAATGCGCTGCACGGGCTGGGGCGCCATGAGGCGGCGCTGGCCAGTTATGATCGCGCTGTCGCTCTGGATTCACGGGATGCGGAAAGCTATCGAAGTCGCGGTGTGACTCTGCAGGCGCTGAAGCGCCGGGACGCAGCGGCGGAGGACTTCAACAAGGCCATTGCGCTCGATCCCGGCAATGCCGAGGCCCACTGCAACCTGGCCAACCTGCTGCAGGAAACCGGCCAGCTCGACGCAGCACTGACTCATTACGGCCAGGCGCTGAGTTGCAAACCGGAATTTGTCGCCGCCTGGTCCAATCGCGGCAATGTGCTGCAGGAATTGGCGCAGCTGGATGCCGCCATCGCCAGTTATGATCGGGCCATCGAGCTTGCGCCCGGCCATGCCGAAGCGCACGCGGGCCGCGGCGAAACCCTCCAACGGCAGGGTAGGCTGGAGGCTGCGGCCGCCAGTTACCAGCAGGCCTGTGCACTGAAGCCGGAATACCCGTTCCTGCCGGGAATTCTGCTCCACACGAAGATGCGGTTGTGTGACTGGAGCAGCCTGGAGCAGGACCTGGCCGGGCTGCGGCGGCGGCTTGCACTGGGTGAGCCGGTGACGCCGAGCTTTCCGCTGCTCGCGCTGGACACAACCGCCGTCGAGCACCGCCTTGCGGCAGAGTTGTGGGCGCAGGCCAAATATTCGCCGGATAACGCCCTGGGACCCCTGCCGGCGCATCAGCCGGGAGAACGGATTCGGCTGGGCTATTTCTCCGCGGATTTTCACGATCACGCTACGGCCTTCCTGATCGCAGGTCTGTTCGAATGTCACGATCGGGGCCGGTTCGAGGTGATCGCCTTTTCCTTCGGACCGGAACGCGACGATGCAATGCGGCGCCGGCTGACCAGCGCCTTTGATCAGTTCATTGATGTGCGCGCGCAGACCGATGCAGAGATCGCCCAGTTGGCTCGTTCCATGGGCATCGACATCGCCATCGACCTGAAGGGCTTCACCCAGGACCAGAGAAGCGGTATTTTCGCGCGGCGGGCAGCACCGGTGCAGGTGAGCTACCTGGGCTACCCGGGCACGATGGGCTGCGACTTCATCGACTATCTGATCGCTGACAGCACTGTGCTGCCCGAGCAGGATCAGCAGTATTATGCTGAGCAGATCGCCTACCTGCCCGGCAGCTACCAGGTAAATGACGCCAGCCGCGCCGTCCCCGGGGAGCCCGGGTCCCGCTCCGGGCTGGGACTGCCGGAATCGGGTTTTGTGTTTTGCTGCTTCAACAACAATTACAAGATCACGCCGCAGCAGCTCGATAGCTGGGCGCGTATTCTCGATCAGGTTCCCGGCAGCGTGTTGTGGCTGCTGGAGGACAACCCGGTGGCGTCACGGAATCTGCGCCGGGAGGCCCAAAGCCGGGGGCTGGCCCCGGAGCGGTTGGTTTTTGCCCCCCGGGCCGAGTTGCCGGAGCACCTGGCCCGGCAGCGGGCAGCCGACCTGTTCCTGGATACACTGCCCTACAATGCCCACACCACGGCCAGTGATGCGCTATGGACGGGCCTGCCGGTGTTGACCTGTAGCGGCGCGAGTTTTGCGGGCCGGGTCGCAGCCAGTTTGCTGGGAGCCGTTGGGATGCCCGAGCTGATCGCGGACAGTCCGGCACACTATGAGCAGCTGGCTGTCGAACTGGCGACGGACAATGCCCGCCTGCGGACACTGCAGGCCCGCCTGGTCGCGAACCGTGCTACCGCGCCCCTGTTTGACACCCGGCTGTTCGCCCACAATATCGAGGCGGCCTATGCGCACATGCTCGAACGCCAGCAAAGTGGCCTGCAGCCTGCGACATTCCATGTGTGA
- a CDS encoding dipeptidyl-peptidase 3 family protein, producing the protein MKKFILAPIVVALLAACNDEPAPEQSATPTPAAEVATQETVEQQDFQYIVDRFADIQVLAYQVPGFDELSLQQKELLYYLYQAAYSGRDIMWDQNYKHNLRIRRTLEAVVRHYEGDRDSEAFEQFMVYARRVWFANGIHHHYSTLKFQPGFSEQDFAGFVNAVAEVAELPLREGQDAAGLIAELTPILFDPEVAPKKVNTAADVDKVAASAVNFYEGVTEQEVRDFYAARKDADDATPISHGLNSKLVKNADGELEERVWKVGGMYGQALEQVVYWLEKAISVAENDAQRKALELLVKYYRSGDLKDFDDYSIAWVEDTQSRIDVINGFIEVYNDPIAYRGSWESVVSFRDEEVTRRIAAIGAEAQWFEDNSPIMDAHKRESVKGILGKAITVVAESGDASPSTPIGINLPNANWIRANHGSKSVSLTNIVGAYNAVPGKALREFAWDQEEIERGEKYKEVAAALHTDMHEVIGHASGRINPGVGTPNETLKQYASTSEEGRADLVALYFVMDPKLVELGVMPNLEVAKAEYDGYIRNGIMTQLHRIQPGELIEEAHMRNRALVARWAYDQGRADQVIERKVRDGKTYFVINDYQALRELFGQQLRELQRIKSEGDFDAIQQLVENYGTRVDPELHREVLERFAKLDVAPYKGFVNPYLVPVTEEGEIVEIKVEYPQSFVEQMLYYGEHYSFLPDEN; encoded by the coding sequence ATGAAAAAATTCATTCTCGCCCCGATAGTCGTCGCCCTGCTGGCGGCCTGCAATGACGAACCCGCGCCCGAGCAGAGCGCTACTCCGACGCCCGCCGCCGAGGTGGCGACTCAGGAAACCGTCGAACAACAGGACTTCCAGTACATCGTGGACCGCTTTGCGGACATCCAGGTGCTGGCCTACCAGGTCCCGGGTTTCGATGAGCTGAGTCTGCAGCAGAAGGAGCTGTTGTACTACCTGTACCAGGCCGCTTACTCCGGCCGCGACATCATGTGGGACCAGAACTACAAGCACAACCTGCGCATTCGCCGCACCCTGGAGGCTGTCGTCAGGCATTATGAGGGTGATCGCGACAGCGAGGCCTTTGAGCAGTTCATGGTCTATGCCCGCCGGGTGTGGTTTGCCAATGGCATCCACCATCACTATTCAACACTGAAGTTCCAGCCCGGCTTTTCCGAGCAGGATTTCGCCGGTTTCGTCAACGCGGTGGCGGAGGTGGCGGAGCTGCCGCTGCGCGAGGGGCAGGATGCGGCCGGGCTGATCGCCGAGCTGACCCCGATCCTGTTTGACCCGGAAGTGGCGCCGAAGAAGGTCAATACTGCGGCCGATGTGGACAAGGTGGCCGCCTCCGCGGTGAACTTCTACGAGGGGGTGACAGAGCAGGAGGTGCGGGATTTCTATGCTGCCCGCAAAGACGCCGATGACGCTACCCCAATATCCCACGGCCTCAACTCCAAGCTGGTGAAGAACGCCGATGGCGAGCTTGAGGAGCGGGTATGGAAGGTTGGCGGTATGTATGGCCAGGCCCTGGAGCAGGTGGTGTACTGGCTGGAGAAGGCCATCTCCGTGGCCGAGAACGATGCCCAGCGCAAGGCGCTGGAACTGCTGGTCAAGTACTATCGCAGCGGTGATCTGAAGGACTTCGACGACTACAGCATCGCCTGGGTGGAGGATACGCAATCCCGCATCGACGTGATCAACGGCTTTATCGAGGTCTACAACGACCCGATCGCCTACCGCGGCTCCTGGGAGTCCGTGGTGTCGTTTCGCGACGAGGAAGTCACCAGGCGTATTGCCGCCATCGGTGCCGAGGCCCAGTGGTTCGAAGACAACTCGCCGATCATGGACGCGCACAAGCGCGAGAGCGTGAAGGGCATTCTTGGCAAGGCCATTACTGTGGTGGCGGAGTCCGGCGACGCCTCGCCCTCGACCCCGATCGGCATCAACCTGCCCAACGCCAACTGGATTCGCGCCAATCACGGTTCCAAGTCGGTCAGCCTGACCAACATCGTGGGTGCCTACAATGCGGTACCTGGCAAGGCCCTGCGTGAATTCGCCTGGGATCAGGAGGAGATCGAGCGGGGAGAGAAATACAAGGAAGTCGCCGCTGCTCTGCACACGGACATGCATGAGGTCATTGGCCACGCTTCCGGCCGGATCAATCCGGGCGTGGGAACACCCAACGAGACCCTGAAACAGTATGCGTCGACCTCGGAAGAGGGCCGGGCGGATCTGGTTGCGCTGTATTTTGTGATGGACCCGAAGCTGGTGGAACTGGGCGTGATGCCCAACCTGGAGGTGGCAAAGGCCGAGTATGACGGCTATATCCGCAACGGCATCATGACCCAGTTGCATCGTATCCAGCCGGGCGAACTGATCGAGGAAGCGCATATGCGCAACCGCGCGCTGGTGGCGCGCTGGGCCTACGACCAGGGACGCGCCGACCAGGTCATTGAGCGCAAGGTTCGGGACGGCAAGACCTACTTCGTGATCAACGACTACCAGGCCCTGCGCGAGCTGTTTGGTCAGCAGTTGCGCGAACTGCAGCGGATCAAGTCCGAGGGCGATTTCGACGCCATCCAGCAATTGGTGGAAAACTACGGTACCCGGGTGGATCCGGAACTGCACCGGGAAGTGCTGGAACGCTTCGCCAAGCTGGACGTCGCGCCCTACAAGGGCTTCGTCAACCCCTACCTGGTACCGGTCACTGAAGAGGGTGAGATCGTGGAGATCAAGGTCGAATATCCCCAGAGTTTTGTCGAGCAGATGCTGTACTACGGCGAGCATTACTCGTTCCTGCCTGACGAAAATTGA
- the tadA gene encoding tRNA adenosine(34) deaminase TadA encodes MTEADHEHWMRRALELADCAAAADEVPVGAVVVRDNQLLGEGWNRVIGARDPSAHAEIVALRAAAVRADNYRLPGAILYVTLEPCTMCAGALVHARIAQLVFAAREPRAGVVCSTDALLDRPGYNHRVAWHEGVLAAESSARLQAFFRARR; translated from the coding sequence GTGACTGAAGCCGACCACGAGCACTGGATGCGGCGGGCCCTGGAACTGGCTGACTGCGCGGCGGCGGCGGACGAGGTCCCGGTCGGCGCTGTGGTGGTGCGCGACAATCAGTTGCTCGGAGAGGGCTGGAATCGAGTCATCGGTGCCCGTGATCCCAGCGCCCACGCGGAGATCGTGGCACTGCGCGCCGCGGCGGTCCGGGCGGACAACTACCGGCTGCCGGGCGCCATCCTCTATGTGACCCTGGAACCCTGTACCATGTGTGCAGGCGCACTGGTACACGCGCGCATTGCGCAGCTGGTGTTCGCGGCCCGGGAGCCGCGTGCCGGTGTGGTATGCAGTACCGATGCACTGCTGGACAGGCCCGGCTACAACCACCGCGTGGCGTGGCACGAAGGGGTGCTGGCGGCGGAGTCCAGTGCCCGTCTGCAGGCCTTCTTCCGGGCCCGGCGGTAA